In Setaria italica strain Yugu1 chromosome IX, Setaria_italica_v2.0, whole genome shotgun sequence, the genomic stretch CACTCTTCCCCAACGCCCTCACCACCGGCGAGTAGCGCCTCCATGTTTCCTTGCCGGATTCAGATTTGAAGAGCAAAAAGTTCTGATCCCTCCTTCCCACCAAGCAGCTTCTTTTAATCTATTATCCACCGGATTCTTTGGGCTTCTCCCTCATGTCCGCGGCGGCAACCGGGCAAGAGGTGGCGCCGGCCATCGTGGCGGCGGTCGAGGTGGAGGAGTGGGAGGTGTGCGCGTGCTGCGGCCTGAGGGAGGAGTGCACGCCGGCGTACGCCGCCGGGGTGCGCGCGCGGTACGGCGGGCGCTGGCTGTGCGGGCTCTGCGGCGACGCCGTGAGCGAGGAGGTCGCCGCCCGGGGCGGGTCGGttctggaggtggaggcggcgattGCGAGGCACGCCGCCTTCTGCCGGTCGCTCGACGGGCGCCGGACGCCGGTCGCTGCCGAGCGGCTCAtcgcggcggtgcggcggctgCTCCGCAACGCCGGgggcaaggaggagaaggctgtggtggtggtggagatcCAGGAGGCCTCATGACCGCCTGCCTGAGACGGATCGAAGATTTGTTCTTGCAGgcggagctagctagctagctagcaatAGTGCtggcttttttttgttttgataaTTTACATCTTAGTTCTGAATATTTGCATGCTTAATTCGCAACAAAAATGCTGCAATCTTTCCAGCCCTTGCACAAGTCCGAGGAGGTGTGGAAGATCAGAAATTTTGGAAAAGACAAGGGCTGTGGGagattgcatatttgcatacGAGTATATAAAAGCTACAGGATGGGAGAATTCCATCTTACATGTTATTTAGTTCAAATTCACCCCAACTTGTATATTTCATATGCATTAGCACTGCTGAAGATTGAAGGTGAGAATCATGTTTTGGTTCAGGGTAAGGATGGAACAAATCTGAGCAATTAGCGTATACATTTTGTTTGCTGAATGTTTAGAGAAATGTAAGGTGCAGAGTCAGAGGCACAGACATACTTTTCTTTTTAAGACAAATCACGAGCTATTTTCAGATATATGCTACTGAGACTTCGTCAAATCTAGCAGGCTTCCAGCACACGACAAACATTCGTGCAAGGGAGTACAAAGTATCTTAGGTTCCAAAATTAAGCAGCTATTGTAATTGTTGGTTAGACGCTGTGAATTGTTTTTTTAGTAACAGAGTATGGAGGATAATACAATAGTCATGTGGAGCAATCGTCCAGATCACACGAGTGTCAGAGGATCACTTTGAGCAAAGAATCAGATAGTTGCATTGCATATAACAGTTTTTTTTACTCATTTGGTAGCATCACGTAATGCAATTTGCAGATGCCAGCCACTAAAGTGTAGTGCAAAGAAAGGATTGAGATAGCGCATTGCAATAAAGTTA encodes the following:
- the LOC101782692 gene encoding uncharacterized protein LOC101782692; its protein translation is MSAAATGQEVAPAIVAAVEVEEWEVCACCGLREECTPAYAAGVRARYGGRWLCGLCGDAVSEEVAARGGSVLEVEAAIARHAAFCRSLDGRRTPVAAERLIAAVRRLLRNAGGKEEKAVVVVEIQEAS